Proteins from one Nakamurella multipartita DSM 44233 genomic window:
- a CDS encoding DUF6421 family protein yields the protein MFNAVTYAAGRASTARSATRSAATSRTADHPAWQRLKAAVGDLQAVQATDGAIPDALAHDAARAAVGVITDAVVELAPRFPHDADYLAALVKDLTRWQDSSFAVPDFLDSLVAFHPERDRTDGREHLVLFPMYTQNGSPDRHLEAVLVQVIWPDFIADLQAGDYSNQLYVPIRFLDFTAGYDTNSAVLFPETVAMREVPKFTWGAIFADREAARFRRVVTAAAEITSLAMPPDAARLLVDQQLTEQTFVMWDLIHDRTHMHGDLPFDPFMIKQRMPYFLYSLEELRCDLTAFRESVALEQQGVPHARLVQYAILFDRIFRFPITGSRVRNYDGLGGQLLFAWLHQHDVLHWTDNRLSIEWDRVAEQVLDLGRQIEDLYWRSIDRPKVNHWLAAYRLVSATLEPHPASVWARGADGLALDGPPKGLTDAVLPDEFPLSMFYEALSRKLAPVIASTKGITG from the coding sequence TTGTTCAATGCGGTCACCTACGCGGCCGGTCGTGCGTCGACCGCTCGTTCGGCGACCCGCTCGGCCGCGACGAGCCGAACCGCCGACCATCCCGCGTGGCAGCGACTCAAGGCCGCCGTCGGCGACCTGCAGGCCGTGCAGGCGACCGACGGGGCGATTCCGGACGCCCTGGCGCACGACGCGGCCCGGGCCGCCGTCGGCGTGATCACCGATGCCGTCGTCGAACTGGCGCCTCGGTTCCCGCACGACGCGGACTACCTGGCCGCCCTGGTCAAGGACCTCACCCGCTGGCAGGACAGTAGTTTCGCGGTGCCGGACTTCCTGGACTCACTGGTGGCGTTCCACCCCGAGCGCGACCGCACCGACGGACGCGAGCACCTCGTCCTCTTCCCGATGTACACCCAGAACGGCAGTCCCGACCGGCACCTGGAAGCCGTTCTCGTCCAGGTGATCTGGCCGGACTTCATCGCCGATCTGCAGGCCGGCGACTACTCCAACCAGCTGTACGTGCCGATCCGCTTCCTGGACTTCACTGCCGGTTACGACACCAACTCCGCGGTGCTGTTTCCGGAGACGGTGGCCATGCGAGAGGTCCCCAAGTTCACCTGGGGCGCCATCTTCGCCGACCGGGAGGCCGCTCGGTTCCGCCGGGTGGTGACCGCGGCCGCCGAGATCACCAGCCTGGCCATGCCTCCGGACGCCGCCCGACTCCTGGTCGACCAGCAACTGACCGAGCAGACGTTCGTGATGTGGGATCTCATCCACGACCGCACGCACATGCACGGGGATCTGCCCTTCGATCCGTTCATGATCAAGCAGCGGATGCCCTACTTCCTGTACTCGTTGGAAGAACTGCGCTGCGACCTGACCGCGTTCCGGGAGTCAGTCGCCCTGGAGCAGCAGGGAGTTCCGCACGCCCGCCTGGTCCAGTACGCGATCCTGTTCGACCGCATCTTCCGCTTCCCGATCACCGGCAGCCGGGTCCGCAACTACGACGGGCTGGGCGGGCAGCTGCTCTTCGCCTGGTTGCACCAGCACGACGTGCTGCACTGGACCGACAACCGGCTCTCCATCGAATGGGACCGGGTGGCCGAGCAGGTGCTCGATCTCGGCCGGCAGATCGAGGATCTCTACTGGCGATCGATCGATCGGCCCAAGGTGAACCACTGGCTGGCCGCCTACCGGTTGGTGTCGGCCACGCTGGAGCCGCATCCGGCCTCGGTGTGGGCCCGTGGGGCCGACGGGCTGGCCCTGGACGGCCCGCC
- the glmU gene encoding bifunctional UDP-N-acetylglucosamine diphosphorylase/glucosamine-1-phosphate N-acetyltransferase GlmU: MPPRPADPTTSSAATASGIAAVIVLAAGQGTRMRSRKPKVLHELAGKPLIWHALSCAAALRPTALVAVLGHGRDDVGGYLTGADDLPTITTAVQDEQKGTGHACACALEVTGPLSGTVIVTYGDVPLLQTATLQALADTHASSGNAVTVLTATVDNPTGYGRIIRDEGGNLLGIVEQKDADEAQRAIREINSGVYAFDGAVLTDGLSRLSDANAAGERYLTDVVGIAQGDGRRVGSLHAADPVETEGVNDRVQLAEMARVLNARLVRRAQLAGVTIHDPATTWIHADVTIGTDTEILPGTQLRAGTSIGQGCSIGPDTTLTTCTVADGASVVRSHAEQATIGAGASVGPFSYLRPGAVLQERTKAGAFVEIKKSTVGAGSKVPHLSYIGDTTIGAGVNIGAGTITANYDGDHKYPTVIGDQVFVGSDSTLVAPVTLGDGAYVAAGSTITGDLGPGALGVARGRQHVAAGWVLRKRVGTRAAAVAQAALADEPVQLPTRDEPTT; encoded by the coding sequence GTGCCCCCCAGGCCAGCCGACCCCACCACCAGCTCCGCCGCCACTGCCTCGGGCATCGCCGCGGTCATCGTGCTGGCGGCCGGGCAAGGCACCCGGATGCGCTCCCGCAAGCCCAAGGTGCTGCACGAACTGGCCGGAAAGCCGCTCATCTGGCACGCCCTGAGCTGCGCGGCCGCCCTGCGGCCGACCGCGCTAGTGGCCGTGCTGGGTCACGGGCGCGACGACGTCGGCGGCTACCTGACCGGCGCGGACGACCTGCCCACGATCACCACCGCGGTGCAGGACGAGCAGAAGGGCACCGGCCACGCGTGCGCGTGCGCGCTGGAGGTGACCGGCCCGCTGTCGGGCACCGTCATCGTGACCTATGGCGACGTGCCGCTGCTGCAGACCGCGACCTTGCAGGCCCTGGCCGACACCCACGCGAGCAGCGGCAATGCGGTCACCGTGCTGACCGCCACCGTCGACAACCCGACCGGCTACGGCCGGATCATCCGCGACGAGGGTGGCAATCTGCTCGGCATCGTCGAGCAGAAGGACGCCGACGAGGCCCAGCGGGCAATCCGGGAGATCAACTCCGGCGTCTACGCCTTCGACGGTGCCGTGCTGACCGACGGCCTATCCCGGCTGTCCGACGCCAACGCCGCCGGCGAGCGGTACCTGACCGACGTCGTCGGCATCGCCCAGGGCGACGGCCGCCGGGTGGGCAGCCTGCACGCCGCCGATCCGGTGGAGACCGAAGGGGTCAACGACCGGGTCCAGCTGGCCGAGATGGCCCGGGTGCTCAACGCCCGCCTGGTCCGCCGGGCCCAGTTGGCCGGCGTCACCATTCACGACCCGGCGACCACCTGGATCCATGCCGATGTCACCATCGGCACGGACACCGAGATCCTGCCCGGCACCCAGTTGCGGGCCGGCACCTCGATCGGCCAGGGCTGCTCCATCGGCCCGGACACCACACTGACCACCTGCACCGTCGCCGACGGCGCCTCCGTGGTCCGCTCGCATGCCGAGCAGGCGACCATCGGTGCCGGCGCCAGCGTCGGCCCGTTCAGCTACCTGCGCCCGGGGGCAGTGCTGCAGGAGCGCACCAAGGCCGGTGCGTTCGTCGAGATCAAGAAGTCCACCGTCGGGGCCGGTTCCAAGGTTCCGCACCTTTCTTATATCGGGGACACCACCATCGGCGCCGGGGTCAACATCGGCGCGGGCACCATCACCGCCAACTACGACGGTGACCACAAGTACCCGACCGTGATCGGCGACCAGGTGTTCGTCGGCAGCGATTCCACACTGGTCGCGCCGGTCACCCTGGGCGACGGCGCCTACGTGGCCGCCGGGTCCACCATCACCGGCGATCTGGGCCCCGGCGCCCTGGGCGTGGCCCGCGGCCGCCAGCACGTCGCCGCCGGCTGGGTGCTGCGCAAACGCGTCGGCACCCGGGCCGCTGCGGTCGCCCAGGCCGCGCTGGCCGACGAACCTGTCCAGCTCCCCACCCGGGACGAGCCGACCACATGA
- a CDS encoding ribose-phosphate diphosphokinase — MNSLSITTRKSLMLFSGRAYPELAEEVGKYLDVSVTPQSAYDFANGEIFVRFEESVRGSDAFLIQSCGVPINTWVMETLIMIDALKRASAKRITVVLPFYPYARQDKKHRGREPISARLIADLLRTAGAQRLMTVDLHTDQIQGFFDGPVDHLFAQPLLTGYVGARYIGDNLTVVSPDSGRVRTAERWADRLGGAPIAFIHKTRDPSRPNQVVANRVVGDVADRTCIVVDDMIDTGGTISKAVKQVLEAGAKKVIVAATHGVLSDPAAERLANSGAVEVVLTNTLDIPPAHQFEQLTVLSIAPLIAKAIHEVFEDGSVTSLFDS; from the coding sequence GTGAACTCTCTGTCGATCACCACCCGCAAGAGCCTGATGCTCTTCTCCGGTCGCGCCTACCCGGAGCTGGCCGAAGAGGTGGGCAAATACCTCGACGTCAGCGTCACCCCGCAGTCGGCGTACGACTTCGCCAACGGCGAGATCTTCGTGCGGTTCGAGGAGTCGGTCCGCGGCAGCGACGCCTTCCTCATCCAGTCCTGCGGCGTCCCCATCAACACCTGGGTGATGGAGACGCTGATCATGATCGACGCACTCAAGCGAGCGTCGGCCAAGCGGATCACGGTCGTGCTGCCCTTCTATCCCTATGCCCGGCAGGACAAGAAGCACCGCGGTCGCGAGCCGATCTCCGCCCGGCTGATCGCCGACCTGCTGCGCACCGCCGGCGCGCAGCGGCTGATGACCGTCGATCTGCACACCGATCAGATCCAGGGCTTCTTCGACGGCCCGGTCGACCACCTGTTCGCGCAGCCGCTGCTGACCGGCTACGTGGGCGCGCGCTATATCGGCGACAACCTGACCGTCGTCTCCCCCGACTCCGGCCGCGTCCGCACCGCCGAGCGCTGGGCCGACCGGCTCGGCGGGGCGCCGATCGCCTTCATCCACAAGACCCGCGACCCCAGCCGGCCCAACCAGGTCGTCGCCAACCGGGTGGTCGGTGACGTCGCCGACCGCACCTGCATCGTCGTCGACGACATGATCGACACCGGCGGCACGATCTCCAAGGCCGTCAAGCAGGTGCTGGAGGCCGGCGCCAAGAAAGTCATCGTGGCCGCCACCCACGGCGTCCTCTCCGACCCGGCGGCCGAACGGCTGGCCAACTCGGGCGCGGTCGAGGTGGTCCTGACCAATACCCTGGACATCCCGCCCGCGCACCAGTTCGAGCAGCTCACGGTGCTCTCGATCGCCCCGCTCATCGCCAAGGCCATTCACGAGGTCTTCGAGGACGGCTCGGTCACCTCGCTGTTCGACAGCTGA
- the mfd gene encoding transcription-repair coupling factor, which produces MNEATGSITHRVTGPPAIRPFVVGTLAAGYPDAGVPVLLVTATGREAEAAVASIGDLIGDDRVALFPSWETLPHERLSPRADTVGRRLATLRRLAHPEEHPGGYPAVVVATIRSMIQPMAPHLGEMAPVTLRVGQEVDLTELVDRLVSLAYGRVDMVEKRGEIAVRGGILDIFPPTADHPIRVEFWGDEISDLRTFGVTDQRSLGAVEQVVAPPCREILLTAEVRERAAQLSAQQTGDPTLAQMLDNLANGITVEGMESLIPVLVGDDLELLPNLVRPGTHVVLADPERIRTRAADLVRTGEEFLAASWMAAATGGRAPIDLGSSAYRSLAEVLDVVRDAELPIWRVASFESGEALQESDSPAVLGAPAYRGELASAIHDARERQAAGGSTVVVVAGAGTAARAGERLAEADMGVVVAEQLTEPPRSDVVTVTCGRLEHGFVLRESGLAVLTEADLTGSTGVNPEAAAARLPARRRNAVDPLALKPGDYVVHSQHGIGKYVDMVQRTSGGATREYLVVEYAPSKRNQPGDRLFVPTDALDQLSRYVGGEVPTLNKLGGADWAKTKGRARKAVRQIAAKLVQVYAARASAPGHAFAPDTPWQRELEDAFPYTETHDQLAAIDEVKADMERAVPMDRVISGDVGYGKTEIAVRAAFKAVQDGKQVVILVPTTLLAQQHLSTFSERMSAFPVTVRGLSRFTSNEQAAQTVKGLADGSVDIVIGTHRLLQPSIRYKDLGLVVVDEEQRFGVEHKEHITALRAHVDMLTMSATPIPRTLEMSLAGIREMSTIATPPEERHPILTYVGAYDEKLVAAAIRRELLREGQVFYVHNRVADIESVARRLREAVPEARIAVAHGQMNEDRLEKIIDGFWAREWDVLLCTTIVETGLDISNANTLIVDHAEVLGLSQMHQLRGRVGRGRERGYAYFLYPGEKPLTETAHDRLATIAQNSDLGAGMAVAMKDLEIRGAGSILGAEQSGHIAGVGFDLYVRLVGEAVTAFKKAAAAAGEELQEEPVEVRVDLPIDANVPHEYIPAERLRLDAYRRIAGVASKEEVAAVRDELTDRYGPIPEQVENLLAVAEFRQVCRSVGVTEVTLGPPGLRIAPIVLPESGQLRMARLYPGSKYRAAASVLTLKPPTAGGRIGAAALRDRELLTYLGRVLEDIAPVPAGASAR; this is translated from the coding sequence ATGAACGAAGCCACGGGGTCGATCACCCATCGGGTGACGGGTCCCCCCGCCATTCGTCCGTTCGTGGTGGGGACCCTGGCCGCCGGCTACCCGGACGCCGGCGTGCCGGTGTTGCTGGTGACCGCGACCGGCCGGGAGGCTGAAGCCGCGGTCGCCTCGATCGGTGACCTGATCGGCGACGACCGGGTGGCCCTGTTCCCGTCGTGGGAGACCCTGCCGCACGAGCGGCTCTCGCCCCGCGCGGACACCGTCGGCCGCCGGCTGGCCACCCTGCGCCGTCTTGCGCACCCGGAGGAACACCCGGGCGGTTACCCCGCGGTGGTGGTGGCCACGATCCGGTCGATGATCCAGCCAATGGCTCCGCATCTGGGCGAGATGGCGCCGGTGACCCTGCGGGTGGGCCAGGAAGTTGACCTGACCGAGCTGGTCGACCGGCTGGTCTCGCTGGCCTACGGCCGGGTCGACATGGTCGAGAAGCGTGGCGAAATCGCGGTCCGCGGCGGCATTCTGGACATCTTCCCGCCCACCGCCGACCATCCGATACGGGTCGAGTTCTGGGGTGACGAGATTTCCGATTTGCGCACTTTCGGGGTCACCGACCAGCGGTCCCTGGGTGCGGTCGAGCAGGTCGTGGCCCCGCCCTGCCGGGAGATCCTGCTGACGGCCGAGGTGCGGGAGCGCGCCGCGCAGCTGTCCGCCCAGCAGACCGGCGATCCGACCCTGGCCCAGATGCTGGACAACCTGGCCAACGGCATCACCGTGGAGGGGATGGAATCGCTCATCCCGGTACTGGTCGGGGACGATCTCGAGCTGCTGCCCAACCTGGTCCGGCCCGGCACGCACGTGGTGCTGGCCGATCCGGAGCGCATCCGGACCCGGGCCGCGGACCTGGTCCGGACCGGGGAGGAGTTTTTGGCCGCATCCTGGATGGCGGCGGCCACCGGCGGCCGGGCGCCGATCGACCTCGGGTCGTCGGCTTACCGGTCGCTGGCCGAGGTTCTCGACGTCGTTCGGGACGCCGAGCTGCCGATCTGGCGGGTGGCCTCCTTCGAGTCCGGGGAGGCGCTGCAGGAGTCGGACAGCCCGGCCGTGCTGGGCGCACCCGCCTATCGGGGCGAGCTGGCGTCCGCGATCCACGACGCCCGGGAGCGGCAGGCCGCAGGCGGATCGACCGTGGTGGTGGTGGCCGGGGCCGGCACCGCCGCCCGGGCAGGGGAGCGGCTGGCCGAGGCCGACATGGGCGTCGTGGTGGCCGAGCAGCTGACCGAACCGCCGCGCAGTGACGTCGTCACCGTGACCTGCGGGCGCCTCGAGCACGGGTTCGTACTGCGCGAATCGGGCCTGGCCGTGCTGACCGAGGCCGATCTGACCGGCTCGACGGGCGTGAATCCGGAGGCCGCGGCGGCCCGGCTCCCGGCGCGTCGGCGCAACGCGGTCGACCCGCTCGCGCTCAAACCCGGCGACTACGTCGTGCATTCGCAGCACGGCATCGGCAAGTACGTCGACATGGTGCAGCGCACTTCGGGCGGCGCCACCCGTGAGTACCTGGTCGTCGAGTACGCCCCGAGCAAGCGCAACCAGCCCGGCGACCGGCTGTTCGTGCCCACCGACGCCCTGGACCAGCTCTCCCGCTATGTCGGGGGCGAGGTGCCGACGCTGAACAAGCTGGGTGGTGCCGACTGGGCCAAGACCAAGGGCCGGGCCCGTAAGGCCGTCCGGCAGATCGCGGCCAAGCTGGTCCAGGTGTACGCGGCGCGGGCCTCCGCACCTGGGCACGCGTTTGCGCCGGACACCCCGTGGCAGCGCGAGCTCGAGGACGCCTTTCCCTACACCGAGACGCATGATCAGCTCGCGGCGATCGACGAGGTCAAGGCGGACATGGAGCGGGCGGTGCCGATGGACCGGGTGATCTCCGGCGACGTGGGGTACGGCAAGACGGAGATCGCGGTGCGGGCGGCGTTCAAGGCGGTGCAGGACGGCAAGCAGGTGGTGATCCTGGTGCCGACGACGCTGCTCGCGCAGCAGCATCTGTCCACCTTCTCGGAGCGGATGTCGGCGTTCCCGGTGACGGTGCGTGGGTTGTCGCGGTTCACGTCCAACGAGCAGGCGGCGCAGACCGTCAAGGGGTTGGCCGACGGGTCGGTGGACATCGTCATCGGCACCCACCGGCTGCTGCAGCCGTCGATCCGCTACAAGGACCTTGGTCTGGTGGTGGTGGACGAGGAGCAGCGGTTCGGCGTGGAGCACAAGGAGCACATCACCGCGTTGCGGGCGCACGTGGACATGCTGACGATGTCGGCGACGCCGATTCCGCGGACGTTGGAGATGAGCCTGGCCGGGATCCGGGAGATGTCGACGATCGCGACGCCGCCGGAGGAGCGGCATCCGATCCTGACGTATGTCGGCGCGTATGACGAGAAGCTGGTGGCGGCGGCGATCCGGCGGGAGTTGCTGCGCGAGGGTCAGGTGTTCTACGTGCACAACCGGGTCGCCGACATCGAGTCGGTGGCCCGCCGGCTCCGGGAAGCGGTGCCGGAGGCGCGGATCGCGGTGGCGCACGGGCAGATGAACGAGGACCGGTTGGAGAAGATCATCGATGGGTTCTGGGCCCGCGAATGGGACGTGCTGCTGTGCACGACCATCGTGGAGACCGGCCTGGACATTTCGAACGCGAACACGTTGATCGTGGATCACGCGGAGGTGCTGGGCCTGTCGCAGATGCACCAGCTCCGGGGCCGGGTGGGCCGGGGTCGGGAGCGCGGGTACGCGTACTTCCTGTATCCGGGGGAGAAGCCGTTGACCGAGACAGCGCACGACCGGCTGGCCACGATCGCGCAGAACTCGGATCTGGGGGCGGGGATGGCGGTGGCGATGAAGGATCTGGAGATCCGCGGGGCCGGGTCGATCCTGGGTGCCGAGCAGAGCGGGCACATCGCCGGGGTGGGGTTCGATCTGTATGTGCGGCTGGTCGGGGAGGCGGTGACGGCGTTCAAGAAGGCCGCCGCGGCCGCCGGTGAGGAGTTGCAGGAGGAGCCGGTCGAGGTGCGGGTCGACCTGCCGATCGACGCCAACGTGCCGCACGAGTACATCCCGGCCGAGCGGCTGCGGCTGGACGCGTACCGGCGGATCGCCGGGGTGGCGTCGAAGGAGGAGGTGGCGGCGGTGCGGGACGAGCTGACGGACCGGTACGGGCCGATCCCCGAACAGGTGGAGAACCTGCTCGCGGTGGCCGAGTTCCGGCAGGTGTGCCGGTCGGTGGGGGTGACCGAGGTGACGTTGGGGCCGCCGGGGCTGCGGATCGCGCCGATCGTGTTGCCCGAGTCGGGGCAGCTGCGGATGGCCCGGCTGTACCCGGGGTCCAAGTACCGGGCGGCGGCGTCGGTGCTGACGCTGAAGCCGCCCACCGCGGGCGGCCGGATCGGGGCGGCGGCGCTGCGGGATCGGGAGCTGCTGACGTACCTGGGCCGGGTGCTCGAGGACATCGCGCCGGTGCCTGCGGGTGCGTCAGCGCGCTGA
- a CDS encoding LCP family protein, whose product MAVNEGGRPRRISRSAVAVGRALVAGLAVVVMAASGTAWWLLGQADDQLQSNAVAALYPDDPNIRTAPVSAAAAQSDGTADPGDTAGAAENILILGLDTRPPSQTAPGTGTSQSDVIMIAHVSADRQRVDLVSIPRDLMITAPTCKAWDYSSGSLSDRDFDNPYSEWKITNAYAVGGPTCTIKAVQALTGVRIDRLIVFNFEGFKKIVDAMGGVTMTFPGPVVDNGKTIIDAGGTRLVNGDQALALVRARRVAGDPTGDLGRIGRQQQLLSAMLAKAISSDLVGDPARLNSTLHTIIDNAVTDNVTVSDLAELAVALRGTGDAQVNDYTVPTVPDSGTDGLRAGAGINAYFDALIADQPIPAGVG is encoded by the coding sequence ATGGCGGTGAACGAGGGAGGGCGACCCCGGCGGATCAGTCGGTCGGCCGTCGCGGTGGGACGCGCGCTGGTGGCGGGGCTGGCGGTGGTGGTCATGGCGGCCAGCGGCACCGCATGGTGGCTGCTGGGCCAGGCGGACGATCAGTTGCAGAGCAACGCCGTGGCGGCGCTGTACCCCGATGACCCCAACATCCGCACTGCGCCCGTGTCCGCAGCGGCCGCGCAGTCCGACGGCACAGCCGACCCCGGGGACACCGCGGGGGCGGCCGAGAACATCCTCATCCTCGGACTGGACACCCGGCCGCCGAGCCAGACCGCGCCCGGCACCGGCACCTCACAGTCCGACGTCATCATGATCGCGCACGTCTCCGCGGACCGGCAGCGTGTCGACCTGGTCTCCATTCCTCGTGATCTGATGATTACCGCCCCCACCTGCAAGGCCTGGGACTACTCCAGCGGCAGCCTGTCCGATCGGGACTTCGACAACCCGTACTCGGAATGGAAGATCACCAATGCCTACGCGGTCGGCGGCCCGACTTGCACGATCAAGGCCGTGCAGGCGCTGACCGGCGTGCGGATCGATCGACTGATCGTGTTCAACTTCGAAGGCTTCAAGAAGATCGTGGACGCCATGGGTGGCGTCACCATGACCTTCCCCGGGCCGGTCGTCGACAACGGGAAGACCATCATCGACGCCGGCGGTACCCGCCTGGTCAATGGCGACCAGGCGCTGGCGCTGGTCCGGGCCCGTCGGGTGGCCGGCGATCCCACCGGTGACTTGGGCCGAATCGGCCGTCAGCAGCAACTGCTCAGCGCCATGCTGGCGAAGGCCATCAGCAGCGACCTGGTCGGCGACCCCGCTCGGCTCAACAGCACGCTGCACACGATCATCGACAACGCGGTCACCGACAATGTGACCGTGTCCGACCTGGCCGAGCTGGCCGTCGCGCTGCGCGGCACGGGGGACGCCCAGGTGAACGACTACACCGTCCCGACGGTGCCCGATTCCGGGACCGACGGGCTGCGGGCCGGCGCCGGGATCAACGCCTACTTCGATGCGCTGATCGCCGATCAGCCGATCCCCGCCGGGGTCGGCTGA